CCCAAATAAAACTCCCATAAAAATTGCGATAAAAGATAGTGCAATGGTATAACCTGCTCCTTTAAAATAGAGCGGCAAATACGCACTAAAGAAATCGATCGACATAATTAAAACTCCTTTTTTTCATTGTAGGTACAAAAAAACCGTCCCCTACATATATTCTATAATATGCAAGAGACGGGTCAAAGTTCATTGATTCCGCGGTACCACTCTAGTTGACGTGCTCAAAGACACATCCACCTCATTTTAGTAACGCATGATTTGCGGAAAAAGCTACTAGTTTCACTTTTTCATCCATAAAGTGCGGTTCAACAAGAATTTTCTGATAGGCTTACACTCTGCCCTATCTCGCTTTGAGAAATGGTTCTTATCTACTCTCTTTATGATTGATTATTTTATATTTAGTTTTTTAATCTGACTGTATTTTATTGAATGGGATAAGAAATGTCAATAGTCTTTCTCATATTTTTCTCATTCATTTTCGATAAGTCACTTATTAATGACTTATAATAAGTGATTTATCATTATCTGTCAACTTTTATTTTTCTAGTTCTGCGGTTAAAACCATCATTCGCTCCACAGCATCATCCAAATATTGAATGGTATCTTTCAATGGTTGGTCCGTTGTAATATCTACACCAGCCACTTTAGCTGCCTCTACTGGAATATAGCGACCACCAGTTGTTAGGAAGTCTAACCAGCGATCTACTGCTGCTTGCCCTTCTTCTTTCACTTTCAAGAAAGCTTGTGTGGCAATGGTTAAACCAGCAGAGTAAGTGTAAGAATACAAGCCCATGTAGTAGTGAATCTGACGCATCCAAGTTAATTCTGCCCCTTCATTGATTTCTACAGCATCTCCCCAGAAGGCTTCAAGAACGTTACGTTTAATATCACTTAATTTTTGAGCGTCGAAACTCATACCATCATCAATGAGTTGGTACACTTCACGTTGATAAGCAGCTTCCAACAAGTGAGTCACGAAGTTATGGAAGTAAGTATCTGTCAGCATCTTCGTTAAGGCAAAGCGCTCCATACGTGGATCATCTGTTTTAGCAGTTAAAGAAGCTGTTAGTAATAATTCATTGAATGTTGAAGGTGCTTCAATTAAATACAATGACGGTCCCTCGTCTAATAGTGAGTTATGTTTATTCGAAAGAATCCCTTGTCCTGCATGACCTAGTTCATGAATCAATGTATAAACATTACTTAGATGGTTAGTCCAAGACATTAAAATATAAGGATGGGCTTTTTCACCTAGTGACGTGCTACAGAATCCACCTGTTGATTTCCCTTTATTTTGAGCAAAATCCATCCAGCGCTCTGGATAAGATTTCATAATCATGTCGGTGTAATCTTTCCCTAATACAGAGATAGCTTCTTCAACCATTTTTTTCGATTCTTCAACCGTTACTTCTGGTGAATAATCTGGGTCTAAGTCAATTTTTAAATCAGCATAAGTGACTTTATCTAATCCTTGAACATCTTTTAAATGTGTGATGTATTTTTGCATAACAGGCGCTAAATCAGACATAATCGTATCGATTTGGCGATTATAAAGGTCGCGGTCCACTTCTTGGTCATACAATAAATAATCAAAAATAGAGTCAAAACCGCGCATAGTCGCAATTGTTTTTTCTGTTTGAAGTTTTGTGTAGTAAGCAGCTGCTACCACATTTTCATATTGTTTAAGAACGGCTGAGAATTTATCAAAGGCAGCACGTCTAATCGCCGTATCAGTATGATACATATAGTAATCTTCGTATAGAACAAAGCTTAATGGATACGTCTCACCATCAACTTCAAACGTACCAAAGTCCATATCTGCTAAACGTGCTTGCTCATAAATATCAGCAGGGGCATGTAGTGTTGGTGATAATTGTGCTAAGGCTTTTTCAACTGCTGGATCAAGTTGAATGTGTTTGTTTGCTTTAGTTAGACGAATAAATGATGCATATTCCGGTTTTTCTTCAGCAACTGCATCTAACTGATCATCCGAAATTTCAGACAATTCAGATTGGAAGAATGATAGTTTTGCTGACAATTCAGCAGATGTCATCCCCATTTTACGGGATAATTGCGTATTTTCAGGATTTGTTAAATCAGTTGTTTCTGGTAAAAAGGCATATTGATTAGCTAAAGAATGTAATTCTAAAATAGCACCATAATCATTTAAAGCTGCTAATAAGGTTTCTTTATCTGATAATTTGCCTGCATAATTTGTTTCAAATTGTGCAACCATTTCTTTTAAGTTCACGACAGCTTCTTCAAAGGCTTCTTTGGTTTCAAATAACGCAGTTAAGTCCCATGTTAAGGCTTCTTCTACTTGGTCACGACTTTTCATTTCTTGTGTTTGCATATCAGTGTCTCCTCTATATTAAAGTGAATAATGTGATTCAATTTCTTTTATTTTACCATAAAGATACATATTAGTAGGCACAGCCAGTTGATGTTTTTTAGCCTTCTCAATAACCGTTCCAGCAAACAACTCAACCTCTGATGGTCGTTTTGCTAAACCATCTTGACGCATCGATGGCATATTTTTAGGTGATAAAGTAGCCAATAACTTAAGATTGTCTTCCAAGTCTGTATCGTTTAAATGAATGCCTTCTGCTTGAGCGAGCTGAATGACCTCTTTCATGGCAGCAATCATTAAATCCCTTGTCTCGCCATCTTCTTGCGCATCAGCATAAACCCCTTCCGTTAACATCACAACTTGATTCACACCAACATTCAGCATAAACTTCTTCCAAATGCGGTGAACGATGTCCGTTTCAATCGTATAAGGAAAGGCTGTTTTTTGAAAGAATGCTTCCAAGTCAGCTAGTCGACTTTGTTTAGCTGGATCATCAATA
This genomic interval from Jeotgalibaca arthritidis contains the following:
- the pepF gene encoding oligoendopeptidase F codes for the protein MQTQEMKSRDQVEEALTWDLTALFETKEAFEEAVVNLKEMVAQFETNYAGKLSDKETLLAALNDYGAILELHSLANQYAFLPETTDLTNPENTQLSRKMGMTSAELSAKLSFFQSELSEISDDQLDAVAEEKPEYASFIRLTKANKHIQLDPAVEKALAQLSPTLHAPADIYEQARLADMDFGTFEVDGETYPLSFVLYEDYYMYHTDTAIRRAAFDKFSAVLKQYENVVAAAYYTKLQTEKTIATMRGFDSIFDYLLYDQEVDRDLYNRQIDTIMSDLAPVMQKYITHLKDVQGLDKVTYADLKIDLDPDYSPEVTVEESKKMVEEAISVLGKDYTDMIMKSYPERWMDFAQNKGKSTGGFCSTSLGEKAHPYILMSWTNHLSNVYTLIHELGHAGQGILSNKHNSLLDEGPSLYLIEAPSTFNELLLTASLTAKTDDPRMERFALTKMLTDTYFHNFVTHLLEAAYQREVYQLIDDGMSFDAQKLSDIKRNVLEAFWGDAVEINEGAELTWMRQIHYYMGLYSYTYSAGLTIATQAFLKVKEEGQAAVDRWLDFLTTGGRYIPVEAAKVAGVDITTDQPLKDTIQYLDDAVERMMVLTAELEK
- a CDS encoding ketopantoate reductase family protein, with product MIRTVGIVGLGALGMLYADHFSKHMAEKDIKIIVNKERKERYESRPLTINGKETNFNYVLEDGADAAVDLILFCVKGNQLADSLETAKHYIGPQTTILSVLNGISSEEEIAKRYPASQIIHCVAQGMDAVREEQNLFYERKGELRIGIDDPAKQSRLADLEAFFQKTAFPYTIETDIVHRIWKKFMLNVGVNQVVMLTEGVYADAQEDGETRDLMIAAMKEVIQLAQAEGIHLNDTDLEDNLKLLATLSPKNMPSMRQDGLAKRPSEVELFAGTVIEKAKKHQLAVPTNMYLYGKIKEIESHYSL